A genomic segment from Bradyrhizobium sp. ISRA430 encodes:
- a CDS encoding ArsC family reductase, translating into MPNIIYGIKNCDTMKKARAWLETHGVAYEFHDYKTAGVEQDRLKQWSDEVGWEALLNRAGTTFKKLPDADKEGLNEKKALALMLAQPSMIKRPVLEIGRKLLVGFKPDIYAKEVGAKLR; encoded by the coding sequence TTGCCCAACATCATCTACGGCATCAAGAACTGCGACACCATGAAGAAGGCGCGCGCCTGGCTCGAGACTCATGGCGTTGCCTATGAGTTCCACGACTACAAGACTGCGGGTGTGGAGCAGGACAGGCTCAAGCAGTGGAGCGACGAGGTTGGTTGGGAAGCGCTGCTCAATCGTGCCGGCACGACCTTCAAGAAGCTGCCCGATGCCGACAAAGAGGGTCTGAACGAGAAGAAGGCGCTGGCATTGATGCTAGCGCAACCATCGATGATCAAGCGGCCCGTCCTCGAGATCGGCCGCAAGCTCCTGGTTGGCTTCAAGCCCGACATTTACGCGAAGGAAGTCGGCGCCAAATTGCGCTAG
- a CDS encoding tRNA-binding protein, which produces MHVTHDPAAAASPTIDFNTFLAVDIRVGTIIDAKPFPEAHKPAWRLWIDFGPAIGVRKSSAQITENHPLETLVGQQVAAVVNFPPRQIGPVVSDVLTLGFPDAEGKVVLMQPSKPVPNGGRLF; this is translated from the coding sequence ATGCACGTCACCCACGATCCCGCCGCGGCCGCATCGCCGACCATCGACTTCAACACCTTCCTCGCGGTCGACATCCGCGTCGGCACCATCATCGATGCCAAGCCGTTCCCGGAGGCGCACAAGCCGGCCTGGCGGCTGTGGATCGACTTCGGTCCCGCAATCGGCGTGCGCAAAAGCTCGGCACAGATCACAGAAAATCATCCGCTGGAGACGCTGGTGGGGCAACAGGTCGCGGCAGTCGTCAATTTCCCGCCGCGCCAGATCGGACCGGTCGTGTCCGACGTGCTCACGCTCGGCTTCCCGGATGCCGAGGGCAAGGTCGTGCTGATGCAGCCGAGCAAGCCCGTGCCCAACGGCGGCCGGCTGTTCTAG
- a CDS encoding TetR/AcrR family transcriptional regulator, which produces MPKISEKKREGRRQQILDAALACFSENGFHQTGMADIVKRSGLSHGAVYLYFQSKDDLIEALADDRHRREAVLNSVAQASGDPLEALHALVRVYGHWLTDPVGEARRRVGIHGWAEALRNRRVRTSVVEGIDMPRALIVALIERAQHDGLIQRDISAEATARVLIAIFQGFVLQKCWGEEINVGACMTAVAGMIEGFRTTKPDVRRRTKA; this is translated from the coding sequence GTGCCGAAAATCAGCGAGAAAAAACGTGAAGGCCGCCGCCAGCAGATTCTCGACGCTGCACTCGCCTGCTTCTCCGAAAACGGCTTTCACCAGACCGGCATGGCCGACATCGTGAAGCGATCGGGACTGAGCCACGGTGCCGTCTATCTCTACTTCCAGAGCAAGGACGATCTGATCGAGGCACTGGCGGACGACCGCCATCGCCGCGAGGCCGTGCTCAATTCGGTGGCGCAGGCCTCCGGTGATCCGCTCGAAGCGCTTCACGCGCTTGTCCGCGTCTACGGACATTGGCTCACCGATCCCGTGGGCGAAGCGCGGCGACGCGTCGGAATCCATGGCTGGGCGGAGGCGCTGCGCAACCGCCGGGTCCGCACCAGCGTCGTCGAAGGCATCGACATGCCGCGCGCGCTGATCGTGGCGCTGATCGAACGCGCCCAACACGACGGCCTCATCCAGCGCGACATCAGCGCGGAGGCAACCGCACGCGTGCTGATCGCGATCTTTCAGGGCTTTGTGCTGCAGAAGTGCTGGGGCGAGGAGATCAACGTCGGGGCCTGCATGACGGCTGTCGCTGGCATGATCGAAGGATTTCGCACGACCAAGCCGGACGTCAGGCGCCGGACCAAGGCATGA
- a CDS encoding sulfite exporter TauE/SafE family protein produces the protein MSWIHELLAGIGVGLAGGLTSGFMGVSPGGGLVIFSVLLLGAEQHVAQGTSLIAQVPPTGLAGVRSYWQSGNRSPLRWIIWIGLGFLVGGVSGGYAAVAVSDSLLQWAYVVYLAALIAALILRREREDGTDEIGKPRELPWLPLLLVGTLAGFSSGFMGIGGGLAITVGLAAGLRVPQHQAQLVSLIFSVIPTTILPASIYWSKSLVVGWPAIIGILAGLWVGTDLGARMANGISKPALRRMMIGFVSLMALYMTYKALS, from the coding sequence ATGTCCTGGATCCATGAACTGCTCGCCGGCATCGGCGTCGGTCTTGCCGGAGGACTGACATCGGGCTTCATGGGCGTGAGCCCGGGTGGCGGCCTCGTGATCTTCTCCGTACTGCTGCTCGGCGCCGAGCAGCACGTGGCGCAAGGCACCTCGCTGATCGCGCAAGTACCGCCGACGGGCCTTGCCGGCGTCCGCAGCTATTGGCAGAGCGGCAATCGCAGCCCGCTGCGATGGATCATCTGGATCGGACTCGGATTTCTCGTCGGCGGCGTAAGCGGCGGCTATGCGGCGGTCGCGGTCTCCGACTCCCTCCTGCAATGGGCCTATGTCGTCTACCTCGCTGCGCTGATCGCAGCGCTGATCCTGCGCCGCGAGCGCGAGGATGGGACGGACGAGATTGGCAAGCCGCGCGAGTTGCCCTGGCTGCCACTGCTCCTCGTCGGCACGCTCGCCGGCTTCTCCTCGGGCTTCATGGGCATTGGCGGCGGACTTGCGATCACGGTCGGCCTCGCGGCGGGCCTGCGCGTTCCGCAGCATCAGGCCCAGCTCGTCAGCCTCATCTTCTCCGTGATCCCGACCACCATTCTGCCGGCTTCAATCTACTGGAGCAAAAGCCTGGTGGTCGGCTGGCCCGCCATCATCGGAATCCTTGCCGGCCTCTGGGTCGGCACGGATCTCGGTGCACGAATGGCCAATGGCATCAGCAAACCGGCGTTGCGGCGGATGATGATCGGCTTCGTCTCGCTGATGGCTCTCTACATGACTTACAAGGCGCTGAGCTGA
- a CDS encoding glutathione S-transferase N-terminal domain-containing protein, whose translation MSDLSAFPITKRWPAKHPELLQLYSLPTPNGVKVSIMLEEIGLPYEVHLVDFGKDDQKTAEFVSLNPNGKIPAILDPNGPGGRPLPLFESGAILQYLAEKTGKLLPQDAARRYQAIQWLHFQMGGIGPMFGQVGFFHKFAGKDFEDKRPLERYVGESKRLLGVMESHLAGRQWFMDDDYSIADISMLGWVRNLIGFYGAGDLVAFGQFKSVAAWLERGLARPAVQRGLNIPKRP comes from the coding sequence ATGTCCGATCTGTCCGCCTTTCCCATCACCAAGCGCTGGCCGGCCAAACATCCCGAGTTGCTTCAGCTTTATTCCCTGCCGACGCCCAATGGCGTGAAGGTCTCGATCATGCTGGAGGAGATCGGACTACCCTATGAGGTCCATCTCGTCGACTTCGGCAAGGACGATCAGAAGACCGCGGAGTTCGTCTCGCTCAATCCGAACGGCAAGATTCCGGCGATCCTCGACCCCAACGGTCCCGGCGGCAGGCCGCTGCCGCTGTTCGAGTCCGGTGCGATCCTGCAATACCTCGCGGAGAAGACCGGCAAGCTGCTGCCGCAGGATGCCGCGCGGCGCTATCAGGCCATCCAGTGGCTGCACTTCCAGATGGGCGGCATCGGGCCGATGTTCGGCCAGGTCGGTTTCTTCCACAAATTCGCCGGCAAGGATTTTGAGGACAAGCGGCCGCTCGAGCGCTACGTGGGCGAGTCCAAGCGTCTGCTCGGCGTGATGGAATCACATCTCGCCGGCCGGCAATGGTTCATGGACGACGACTACAGCATCGCCGACATCTCCATGCTCGGCTGGGTGCGCAACCTCATCGGCTTCTACGGGGCAGGCGACCTCGTCGCGTTCGGCCAATTCAAGTCGGTCGCTGCCTGGCTCGAACGTGGGCTGGCGCGTCCGGCCGTGCAGCGCGGGCTCAACATTCCCAAGCGGCCGTAA
- a CDS encoding DUF429 domain-containing protein, translating into MPTYLGLDGFRFGWVAAWIDDGGDHGFDYSPGLTRLLAMPHARAMIDMPIGLKPDGYRICDVRARALVGAGVFLGARRNLWAFPDMATANRHYWEHEGKGRGVSAQLWNIRDKIREVDDVMTPARQAIVGEAHPELIFWNLAGRIRLERKTSARGRKQRMALLKQRGFTKLSKWLTQRHGTGIGCDDLIDACACAVAARDSTERVDGGEIDPRGLRMEINY; encoded by the coding sequence GTGCCCACCTATCTCGGCCTCGATGGATTTCGTTTCGGCTGGGTCGCGGCCTGGATCGACGATGGCGGCGATCACGGCTTCGATTACTCGCCGGGTCTGACCCGGTTGCTCGCGATGCCGCATGCGAGGGCGATGATCGACATGCCGATCGGCTTGAAGCCTGACGGTTATCGCATCTGCGACGTGCGCGCCCGCGCGTTGGTCGGCGCAGGCGTGTTCCTCGGTGCGCGGCGAAACCTCTGGGCGTTTCCCGACATGGCTACGGCCAATCGGCACTACTGGGAGCACGAAGGCAAGGGCAGGGGCGTGTCGGCTCAGCTCTGGAATATCAGGGACAAGATCAGGGAGGTCGACGATGTCATGACGCCCGCGCGACAAGCGATCGTCGGCGAGGCGCATCCGGAATTGATCTTCTGGAATCTCGCTGGCCGCATCCGGCTCGAGCGGAAGACGTCGGCGCGCGGCCGGAAGCAGCGCATGGCGCTCCTGAAGCAACGAGGATTCACAAAGCTCTCGAAATGGCTGACGCAGCGTCATGGCACCGGCATCGGCTGCGACGATCTCATCGACGCCTGCGCCTGTGCGGTCGCGGCGCGCGACAGCACCGAGCGTGTCGACGGTGGCGAGATCGATCCGCGTGGCCTTCGGATGGAGATCAACTATTGA
- a CDS encoding serine hydrolase domain-containing protein: MDARVSDFSAVRTAMQRYVDQEIIPGASWAVLRGGDVVDQQCVGLADREANVGLRPDHIFRAFSNTKIFVTCAIMLLVEEGRVGLDDVVEKFLPQLGNRKVLKQGAASLTDVEPARGPVTIRQLLTHTSGLSYGIFDPGTVLFKGYNEARVLDPLTPLTDMIDKLADLPLSYHPGTAWEYSVATDVLGRVVEVVSGKSLDAFLKANIFDPLGMADTGFHVPEAAQGRLVGLYNGADVLDPMKPGLTRADNLPYPQAYRRLFPRLSGGGGLVSTLPDMLALVRALLPGSDALLKPETLRQMMTNQLPAGQTIRFANLGPIPGKGFGLGGAVTFAPTPFDPVNSAGEFQWGGLAGTHWWICPTANTAGVLMTQRYMGFWNPFFFEFKRLAYQAVGG, translated from the coding sequence ATGGACGCGAGGGTCAGCGATTTTTCCGCCGTGCGGACGGCGATGCAGCGCTATGTCGATCAGGAGATCATCCCTGGCGCATCCTGGGCAGTGCTGCGCGGGGGCGATGTCGTCGATCAGCAATGTGTCGGCTTGGCCGACCGCGAGGCGAACGTCGGGCTCCGTCCGGACCACATCTTCCGCGCCTTCTCAAACACCAAGATCTTCGTCACCTGCGCGATCATGCTGCTGGTGGAGGAGGGCCGCGTCGGGCTTGACGACGTCGTCGAAAAATTCCTGCCGCAGCTCGGCAATCGGAAGGTGCTGAAGCAGGGCGCGGCGAGCCTCACCGATGTCGAGCCGGCGAGGGGGCCGGTCACGATCCGCCAACTCCTGACCCACACCTCCGGCCTGAGCTATGGCATCTTCGATCCCGGCACGGTGCTGTTCAAGGGCTACAACGAGGCACGCGTTCTCGATCCGCTGACACCGCTCACCGACATGATCGACAAGCTTGCCGATCTGCCGTTGTCCTATCATCCCGGCACCGCCTGGGAATATTCGGTCGCCACCGACGTGCTCGGCCGTGTCGTGGAGGTCGTTTCGGGCAAGTCGCTCGATGCCTTCCTCAAGGCGAACATTTTCGATCCGCTTGGCATGGCCGACACCGGCTTCCACGTGCCCGAGGCTGCACAGGGCAGGCTGGTCGGTCTCTATAATGGCGCCGACGTGCTTGACCCGATGAAGCCTGGCCTCACGCGCGCCGACAATCTGCCCTATCCGCAAGCCTATCGACGGCTATTTCCGCGGCTGTCGGGTGGCGGTGGCTTGGTCTCGACCTTGCCGGACATGCTCGCGCTGGTGCGCGCGCTGCTGCCGGGGTCGGACGCGCTCCTCAAGCCCGAGACGCTGCGGCAGATGATGACGAACCAGCTCCCTGCAGGCCAGACGATCCGCTTCGCCAATCTCGGACCGATCCCCGGCAAGGGATTTGGCCTCGGCGGCGCCGTCACCTTCGCTCCGACGCCCTTTGATCCCGTAAACTCGGCCGGCGAATTCCAGTGGGGTGGCCTTGCCGGGACCCATTGGTGGATCTGTCCAACGGCCAATACCGCGGGCGTCCTGATGACCCAGCGCTACATGGGCTTCTGGAATCCCTTCTTCTTCGAGTTCAAGCGTCTGGCCTACCAGGCGGTCGGAGGCTGA
- a CDS encoding GNAT family N-acetyltransferase, with translation MSDGDETLLDRPIWSALTTRQKHLAEGGPQALRYPVAMTPFADMVDMSAASFADLGGLMSPSQVAVLFTPDVVTPPTGFKVVLAETGEQMIGAPGDSTLRGAEIVTLGAADVPAMTALTALTKPGPFSARTHELGTFLGIRVGGELVAMAGERMKPGNFTEMTAICVHPAHRGRGYAQALLGAIARQIEARGEVPFLHVFSNNASAIALYQRQGMRIRRRLHVTALMKQA, from the coding sequence GTGTCCGACGGCGACGAAACGCTGCTGGATCGTCCGATCTGGAGCGCGCTGACGACCCGCCAGAAGCATCTGGCGGAGGGCGGGCCTCAAGCGTTGCGCTACCCCGTGGCGATGACGCCCTTTGCCGACATGGTCGACATGTCGGCGGCAAGCTTTGCTGATCTCGGCGGCTTGATGTCACCTTCACAAGTGGCCGTGCTGTTTACGCCGGACGTCGTGACACCGCCCACGGGCTTCAAGGTCGTGCTCGCGGAGACCGGCGAGCAGATGATCGGTGCGCCTGGCGACAGCACATTGCGGGGCGCCGAGATCGTGACGCTGGGCGCCGCCGACGTTCCCGCGATGACGGCGTTGACCGCGCTGACGAAGCCCGGTCCGTTCTCGGCGCGAACGCATGAGCTCGGCACGTTTCTCGGCATCCGTGTTGGCGGTGAACTGGTTGCGATGGCCGGGGAGCGGATGAAGCCGGGCAATTTCACCGAGATGACCGCGATCTGCGTGCATCCTGCTCATCGTGGACGGGGTTACGCGCAGGCGCTGCTCGGGGCCATCGCGCGCCAGATCGAGGCGCGCGGCGAAGTTCCGTTCCTGCATGTCTTCTCCAACAACGCATCAGCGATCGCGCTGTACCAGAGGCAGGGGATGCGGATTCGGCGCCGCTTGCACGTTACTGCGCTGATGAAGCAGGCGTGA
- a CDS encoding Lin0512 family protein: MTRVRCVTEMGMGVDVHGRNATKAAKRAVSDAIRHSSLGFFRMIGKTANDMFVEVTIAVPNPEAVDKDAVAKELPYGTVTVNAVKGGLEIPSATEQANDPILIANAAVIVSFDKE, translated from the coding sequence ATGACCCGCGTTCGCTGCGTTACCGAGATGGGCATGGGCGTCGACGTCCACGGCAGGAATGCGACCAAGGCGGCCAAGCGCGCCGTCTCGGACGCGATCAGGCATTCGAGCCTTGGATTCTTCCGGATGATCGGGAAGACCGCGAACGACATGTTCGTTGAGGTCACCATCGCGGTGCCGAATCCCGAAGCCGTCGACAAGGACGCGGTCGCGAAGGAGCTTCCTTACGGCACGGTGACGGTCAATGCGGTCAAGGGCGGGCTGGAGATTCCCTCGGCCACGGAGCAGGCCAACGACCCCATCCTCATCGCCAACGCGGCCGTCATCGTCAGCTTCGACAAGGAGTAG
- a CDS encoding chloride channel protein: protein MRQTLDITGGLPRHRGKPGDFTADRRVLILIGMAILVGSLGAGAAWVLLKLIALVTNLVWFGHVSTENVALANAHPGIWMVLAPALGGLVIGLMARFGSEKIRGHGIPEAIEAILIGGSRMQPKVAILKPLSSAVSIGSGGPFGAEGPIIMTGGAIGSIFAQCFHLTAAERKTLLVAGAAAGMTAIFGTPIAAVLLAVELLLFEWKPRSFLPVVTGAVVSAAWRPLLFGTGPLFPFAERPDLPWWGLAAAIGVGVVAGLQSGLMTRLLYAAEDLFDHVPLHWMWWPMLGGLVVGLGGLVDPRALGVGYDVIADLLSGHMVREEAIRLLLVKSAIWVVALASGTSGGVLAPLLILGGTAGWMEGLVLPGGASFWALVGMAAMMGGTMRSPLTGVMFAIELTGNIDMLLPLLAATGAAHAVTVLLLKRSILTEKIARRGQHITREYSIDPFELLRAADVMVKSVDTLPVDLPIDAAVAFFTSEERRHKSYPVVAADGRLTGMVTRADVLRWRTEGDHQAATLDDVVSDTSAVMAHPDDVLGRVADLMVASDLGRLPVVDRASHRVVGLVARKDLLRIRAVVIAQEEHRNAYFLREKTLVPEARIAEGQPL, encoded by the coding sequence ATGCGCCAGACCCTGGACATAACCGGCGGGCTTCCGCGTCATCGCGGCAAGCCCGGAGACTTCACCGCCGACCGCCGTGTGCTGATCCTGATCGGGATGGCCATACTGGTCGGGAGCCTCGGGGCCGGGGCAGCATGGGTGCTGCTGAAGCTGATCGCGCTGGTTACGAACCTGGTCTGGTTCGGCCATGTCAGCACCGAGAACGTCGCGCTGGCGAATGCCCATCCGGGAATCTGGATGGTGCTGGCGCCGGCGCTCGGCGGACTCGTGATCGGGCTGATGGCGCGCTTCGGCTCGGAGAAGATCCGCGGGCACGGCATTCCCGAGGCGATCGAGGCGATCCTGATCGGCGGCAGCCGGATGCAGCCGAAGGTGGCGATCCTGAAGCCGCTGTCCTCGGCAGTGTCGATCGGCAGCGGCGGTCCGTTCGGCGCCGAAGGGCCGATCATCATGACCGGTGGTGCCATCGGCTCGATCTTCGCCCAATGTTTCCATCTCACCGCCGCCGAGCGCAAGACGCTGCTGGTCGCGGGCGCGGCCGCCGGCATGACGGCGATTTTCGGAACGCCGATCGCGGCAGTGCTGCTCGCGGTCGAGCTGTTGCTGTTCGAATGGAAGCCGCGCAGCTTTCTGCCCGTGGTGACGGGCGCCGTGGTCTCCGCGGCCTGGCGTCCGCTGCTGTTCGGAACGGGACCGCTGTTTCCGTTCGCGGAGCGGCCGGACCTGCCCTGGTGGGGACTGGCGGCTGCGATCGGCGTCGGCGTCGTCGCCGGCCTGCAATCCGGATTGATGACGCGGCTGCTCTATGCGGCCGAGGATCTGTTCGATCATGTGCCGCTGCACTGGATGTGGTGGCCGATGCTGGGCGGGCTGGTGGTCGGCCTCGGAGGTCTCGTCGATCCGCGCGCGCTTGGCGTCGGTTACGACGTCATCGCCGATCTGCTGTCCGGCCACATGGTGCGCGAGGAGGCGATCCGGCTGTTGCTGGTCAAGTCCGCCATATGGGTCGTCGCGCTGGCCTCGGGCACGTCGGGCGGCGTGCTGGCGCCGCTGCTCATTCTCGGGGGCACGGCGGGCTGGATGGAGGGGTTGGTGCTGCCCGGTGGTGCCTCGTTCTGGGCACTGGTCGGCATGGCCGCGATGATGGGCGGCACGATGCGCTCGCCGCTCACCGGCGTTATGTTCGCAATCGAGCTGACCGGCAACATCGACATGCTGCTGCCGCTGCTGGCGGCGACAGGAGCCGCGCACGCCGTCACCGTCCTGCTGCTGAAGCGCTCGATCCTCACCGAGAAGATCGCGCGCCGCGGCCAGCACATCACGCGCGAATATTCGATCGATCCGTTCGAGCTGCTGCGCGCCGCCGACGTCATGGTGAAGAGCGTCGACACGCTTCCAGTCGACTTGCCCATCGACGCGGCCGTTGCCTTCTTCACCTCGGAGGAGCGGCGTCACAAATCCTATCCCGTCGTCGCCGCCGATGGCCGGCTGACCGGGATGGTCACCCGTGCCGACGTGCTGCGCTGGCGTACCGAGGGCGATCACCAGGCCGCGACGCTCGACGACGTCGTCTCGGATACTTCAGCGGTGATGGCGCATCCCGACGATGTGCTGGGGCGGGTGGCCGATCTCATGGTTGCCTCCGACCTCGGCCGCCTGCCGGTGGTCGACCGCGCCAGCCATCGCGTCGTGGGTCTGGTCGCGCGCAAGGATCTGTTGCGTATTCGCGCGGTCGTGATTGCCCAGGAGGAACACCGCAACGCATATTTCCTGCGTGAAAAGACGCTTGTGCCGGAGGCGCGGATCGCGGAAGGTCAGCCCCTCTGA
- a CDS encoding acetolactate synthase large subunit → MSGQERKVKGSDLLVAALENEGVDRIFGVPGEENLDLVESLRNSKIELILTRHEQAAAFMAATHGRLTGKPGVCLSTLGPGALNLSTGAAYAHLGAMPMILITGQKAIMSSRQARFQIVDVVATMKPLTKLSRQIVSASSIPTVVRDAFRAAMEERPGPVHLELPEDVAGEEVASVPVVPTHPIEIPVAHRAALDRAAAMILAAKRPLVMMGAATSRPRSTHGIASFVRRTGIPFFTTQMGKGTVPGGTNLYMGTAALSERDYVHDAIDAADLIVAIGHDPVEKPPFIMGPSGPKVIHVSYTPASVEQVYFPDAEVVGDVGPSLELLADRVEGKLPHAAALLPLREKILSHIADRATEARWPPTPQRIVHDIRQVMPENGIVALDNGMYKIWFARNYRTRVANTLLLDNALATMGAGLPSAMMAAMLYPDRRVLAVAGDGGFMMNSQEMETAVRLKLNLVVLVLEDNAYGMIRWKQAVDHFADFGMTFGNPDFVMYARAYGAQGHRIASIDSFVPTLDAAFKDGGVHLISIPIDYSENVRVLVDELRARDRQGGGH, encoded by the coding sequence ATGAGCGGGCAGGAGCGCAAGGTGAAGGGATCGGATCTGCTTGTCGCGGCGCTGGAGAACGAAGGCGTCGACCGCATCTTCGGCGTTCCCGGCGAGGAAAATCTCGATCTGGTGGAATCGTTGCGCAACTCCAAAATCGAACTGATCCTGACCCGGCATGAGCAGGCCGCCGCGTTCATGGCCGCAACCCATGGACGGCTGACGGGCAAGCCGGGCGTGTGTCTCTCGACGCTCGGCCCGGGCGCGCTCAACCTGTCCACCGGTGCGGCCTATGCGCATCTCGGCGCGATGCCGATGATCTTGATCACCGGCCAGAAAGCGATCATGAGCAGCCGTCAGGCGCGTTTTCAGATCGTCGACGTGGTCGCAACGATGAAGCCGCTGACGAAACTGTCGCGGCAGATTGTCAGTGCCTCCAGCATCCCGACGGTGGTGCGCGACGCCTTCCGCGCGGCGATGGAGGAGCGGCCGGGACCGGTACATCTCGAGCTGCCCGAGGACGTCGCGGGGGAGGAGGTGGCCTCCGTCCCGGTGGTGCCGACCCATCCGATCGAAATCCCCGTTGCCCATCGTGCCGCACTCGACCGTGCCGCCGCGATGATCTTGGCCGCGAAGCGGCCGCTGGTGATGATGGGAGCGGCGACCAGCCGGCCGAGGTCGACCCACGGCATTGCGAGCTTCGTGCGCCGCACTGGCATTCCGTTCTTCACCACCCAGATGGGGAAGGGCACGGTACCCGGCGGCACCAACCTCTATATGGGCACTGCAGCGCTGTCCGAGCGCGACTACGTCCATGACGCGATCGATGCGGCCGACCTGATCGTCGCGATCGGTCATGATCCCGTCGAGAAGCCGCCCTTCATCATGGGGCCGTCGGGTCCGAAGGTCATTCACGTCAGCTACACGCCCGCCAGCGTCGAGCAGGTCTATTTTCCGGATGCAGAGGTCGTCGGCGACGTCGGCCCCAGCCTGGAGCTGCTCGCCGACCGCGTCGAGGGCAAGCTGCCGCACGCGGCGGCGCTGTTGCCATTGCGCGAAAAGATCCTCAGCCACATCGCCGATCGCGCCACCGAGGCACGCTGGCCGCCGACACCGCAGCGGATCGTGCACGACATCAGGCAGGTGATGCCGGAGAACGGCATCGTCGCGCTCGACAACGGCATGTACAAGATCTGGTTCGCGCGGAACTACCGCACCCGCGTCGCCAACACGCTGCTGCTCGACAATGCGCTGGCGACGATGGGCGCCGGCCTGCCGTCGGCAATGATGGCCGCGATGCTCTATCCCGATCGCCGCGTGCTCGCGGTCGCCGGCGACGGCGGCTTCATGATGAACAGCCAGGAGATGGAGACGGCCGTCCGCCTCAAGCTCAACCTGGTCGTGCTGGTACTGGAGGACAACGCCTACGGCATGATCCGCTGGAAGCAGGCAGTCGATCACTTCGCGGATTTCGGCATGACCTTTGGCAATCCCGACTTCGTCATGTACGCCAGGGCCTATGGCGCGCAAGGGCACCGGATCGCGAGTATCGACAGCTTCGTGCCGACGCTCGATGCCGCATTCAAGGACGGCGGCGTGCACCTGATCTCGATCCCGATAGACTATTCCGAGAACGTGCGGGTGCTGGTCGACGAGCTGCGGGCCCGAGACAGGCAGGGCGGTGGCCATTAA